From Methylopila sp. M107, a single genomic window includes:
- the accC gene encoding acetyl-CoA carboxylase biotin carboxylase subunit, with amino-acid sequence MPSFEKVLIANRGEIALRVLRACKELGIPTVAVHSTADADAMHVRLADESVCIGPPPARESYLNIPALLAACEITGADAIHPGYGFLSENARFAEILEEHNIVFIGPKAEHIRVMGDKIAAKQTAKRLGIPVVPGSAGGITEDDEALRVAKEIGYPVLVKAASGGGGRGMKVAMTEDDLVEALQTARSEAKAAFGDDAVYLEKYLGKPRHIEVQVLGDGEGGAIHLGERDCSLQRRHQKVWEECPSPALNASQRVEIGETCAAAMRELKYRGAGTIEFLYENGEFYFIEMNTRIQVEHPVTEMVTGIDLVNEQIRIAGGARLGIAQEEVIFRGHAIECRVNAEHPRTFRPSPGRIAYYHVPGGLGVRVDSAAYQGYKIPPHYDSLIGKLIVHGRNRTECLMRLRRALDEFVVDGIDTTLPLFRDLVRNPSMQDGEYDIHWLEKMLAEQPAEE; translated from the coding sequence ATGCCCAGTTTTGAGAAAGTCCTGATCGCCAATCGCGGCGAGATCGCGCTCCGGGTGCTTCGCGCCTGCAAGGAGCTCGGCATCCCGACGGTCGCGGTGCATTCGACCGCCGACGCCGACGCCATGCATGTGCGCCTCGCGGACGAGAGCGTCTGCATCGGCCCGCCGCCGGCGCGCGAGAGCTATCTCAACATTCCCGCTCTGCTCGCGGCCTGCGAGATCACCGGCGCGGACGCGATCCACCCCGGCTACGGCTTCCTGTCGGAGAACGCGCGCTTCGCCGAGATCCTCGAGGAGCACAACATCGTCTTCATCGGCCCCAAGGCCGAGCATATCCGCGTCATGGGCGACAAGATCGCCGCCAAGCAGACCGCCAAGCGCCTCGGCATCCCTGTCGTGCCGGGCTCCGCGGGCGGCATCACGGAAGACGACGAGGCGTTGCGGGTCGCGAAGGAGATCGGCTACCCCGTTCTCGTGAAGGCCGCTTCGGGCGGCGGCGGGCGCGGCATGAAGGTCGCGATGACCGAGGACGACCTCGTCGAGGCGCTGCAGACCGCGCGCTCCGAGGCCAAGGCCGCGTTCGGCGACGACGCGGTCTATCTGGAGAAGTATCTCGGCAAGCCGCGCCATATCGAGGTGCAGGTGCTGGGCGACGGCGAAGGCGGCGCGATCCACCTCGGCGAGCGCGACTGCTCGCTGCAGCGCCGCCACCAGAAGGTCTGGGAGGAATGCCCCTCTCCCGCCCTCAACGCCTCGCAGCGCGTCGAGATCGGCGAGACCTGCGCGGCCGCGATGCGCGAGCTCAAATATCGCGGCGCTGGGACGATCGAGTTCCTGTACGAGAACGGCGAGTTCTACTTCATCGAGATGAACACCCGCATCCAGGTCGAGCATCCGGTGACCGAGATGGTGACGGGCATCGACCTCGTGAACGAGCAGATCCGGATCGCCGGCGGCGCGCGGCTCGGCATCGCGCAGGAAGAGGTGATCTTCCGCGGCCACGCCATCGAGTGCCGGGTGAACGCGGAACATCCGCGGACCTTCCGTCCCTCGCCCGGCCGGATCGCCTATTACCACGTGCCCGGCGGGCTCGGCGTCCGCGTCGATTCAGCGGCCTATCAGGGCTATAAAATCCCGCCGCACTACGACAGCCTGATCGGCAAGCTGATCGTCCACGGCCGCAACCGCACCGAATGCCTGATGCGGCTGCGCAGGGCGCTCGACGAGTTCGTGGTCGACGGCATCGACACCACGCTGCCGCTGTTCCGCGACCTGGTGCGCAACCCGTCGATGCAGGACGGCGAATACGACATCCACTGGCTCGAAAAGATGCTGGCGGAGCAGCCGGCCGAAGAGTGA
- a CDS encoding DsbA family protein codes for MRLSPRLALAGLLVASATLPAFAFDEKEKKEIGEIVREYLIQNPEVLYEAQKEWNRRQEAKVAETREASLKTYLARIEEQQLHTVIGNPQGDVTLLEFFDYNCGFCRRALKDIDQMIKDDPKLKIVLIELPVIRPEESTGAAQVSIAVSRVAPDKFRAFHDKLLGSQTLATKASALAAAKAVGVDEAALKAGLNDPEIERTLVEAKQLADDLGVDATPTYVIGESVVPNTTAVVEDLKGRAAALRACGKAVC; via the coding sequence TTGCGCCTTTCCCCACGCCTCGCGCTCGCAGGCCTGCTCGTCGCCTCCGCGACGCTTCCCGCCTTCGCCTTCGACGAGAAGGAGAAGAAGGAGATCGGCGAGATCGTCCGCGAGTACCTGATCCAAAACCCGGAGGTGCTCTACGAGGCGCAGAAGGAGTGGAACCGCCGGCAGGAGGCCAAGGTCGCCGAGACGCGCGAGGCCTCGCTCAAGACCTATCTGGCGCGCATCGAGGAGCAGCAGCTCCACACCGTCATCGGCAACCCGCAGGGCGACGTCACGCTGCTCGAGTTCTTCGACTACAATTGCGGCTTCTGCCGCCGCGCGCTGAAGGACATCGACCAGATGATCAAGGACGATCCGAAGCTCAAGATCGTGCTGATCGAGCTGCCGGTCATCCGTCCCGAGGAATCGACCGGCGCGGCGCAGGTCTCGATCGCGGTGAGCCGCGTCGCGCCGGACAAGTTCCGCGCGTTCCACGACAAGCTGCTCGGCTCGCAGACGCTCGCCACGAAAGCGTCCGCGCTCGCCGCCGCGAAGGCCGTCGGCGTCGACGAGGCCGCGCTCAAGGCCGGGCTGAACGACCCGGAAATCGAACGGACGCTGGTCGAGGCGAAGCAGCTCGCCGACGATCTCGGCGTCGACGCCACGCCGACCTATGTGATCGGCGAGAGCGTCGTCCCGAACACGACCGCGGTGGTCGAGGACCTGAAGGGCCGCGCAGCGGCGCTGCGCGCGTGCGGCAAGGCGGTGTGCTGA
- the accB gene encoding acetyl-CoA carboxylase biotin carboxyl carrier protein, translating into MSNPPLRANDDHALVRDLAELLDEKGLSEIEIERGDFRVRVARQLTVAAGPTLAAAAAAPAAVAAAPSSAADHPGVVTSPMVGTAYLAPEPGARAFVEVGSTVRQGQTVLIVEAMKTMNAISAPRAGTVREILVADGQPVEFGEPLIIVD; encoded by the coding sequence ATGAGCAATCCGCCCCTACGCGCCAATGACGACCATGCGCTGGTCCGCGATCTCGCGGAGCTGCTGGACGAAAAGGGCCTGTCGGAGATCGAGATCGAACGCGGCGACTTCCGCGTCCGCGTCGCCCGCCAGCTGACCGTTGCGGCGGGACCGACCCTCGCCGCCGCCGCCGCGGCCCCGGCGGCCGTCGCGGCGGCGCCGAGCAGCGCGGCGGACCATCCGGGCGTCGTCACCTCCCCGATGGTCGGCACCGCCTATCTCGCGCCCGAGCCCGGCGCCCGCGCCTTCGTCGAGGTCGGCTCGACGGTCCGGCAGGGCCAGACTGTTCTCATCGTCGAAGCCATGAAGACCATGAACGCGATCTCGGCGCCGCGCGCCGGCACGGTGCGCGAGATTCTGGTCGCGGACGGGCAGCCGGTCGAGTTCGGCGAGCCGCTCATCATCGTCGACTGA
- the aroQ gene encoding type II 3-dehydroquinate dehydratase gives MKPVVFILNGPNLNLLGLREPAVYGSATLADVEARARTVGEGLGLEIETRQSNHEGDLVDWIQEARTAAQGVVLNAGAYSHTSIAIVDAIRAAGVPVIEVHISNIHARERFRHHSYVSAVAAGVIVGCGIDGYEFALQALARRITPLELETISV, from the coding sequence CTGAAACCCGTCGTTTTCATCCTGAACGGACCGAATCTGAACCTGCTCGGCTTGCGGGAGCCCGCAGTCTATGGCTCGGCGACGCTCGCGGACGTCGAGGCCCGCGCCCGCACGGTCGGCGAAGGCCTCGGCCTCGAGATCGAGACCCGGCAGTCCAATCACGAGGGCGATCTCGTCGACTGGATCCAGGAGGCGCGGACCGCGGCGCAAGGCGTGGTGCTGAACGCCGGCGCCTACTCGCACACCTCGATCGCGATCGTCGACGCCATCAGGGCGGCGGGCGTTCCGGTCATCGAAGTCCACATCTCCAACATCCATGCGCGCGAAAGATTCCGTCATCACTCTTACGTCTCGGCGGTCGCCGCCGGAGTGATCGTCGGCTGCGGGATCGACGGCTACGAGTTCGCCCTGCAGGCGCTCGCCCGGCGGATCACGCCCCTAGAGCTCGAAACCATTTCCGTCTGA
- the aat gene encoding leucyl/phenylalanyl-tRNA--protein transferase, with protein MTRINDVLVEITPEVLLKAYACGIFPMAESATDPGLFWIEPELRGVLPLASFHLGSRLARTVRADAFEVRVDTAFDAVMEACAAPAAGRPKTWINDRIRRLYGELHRIGRCHSVEVWRDGALVGGLYGVRLGGAFFGESMFHRERDASKVALVHLVARLRRGGFELLDTQFVTEHLRQFGAVEVPRRDYHRLLESALLAKPDFFAWPKGKAVSGAEALAALHEAPVTVR; from the coding sequence ATGACCCGCATCAACGACGTCCTCGTCGAGATCACGCCGGAGGTCCTGCTAAAGGCCTATGCCTGCGGGATCTTTCCGATGGCCGAGAGCGCGACCGATCCGGGCCTGTTCTGGATCGAGCCGGAGCTGCGCGGCGTGCTGCCGCTCGCCTCGTTCCACCTCGGCTCCCGCCTCGCGCGCACCGTGCGCGCAGACGCGTTCGAGGTGCGCGTCGACACGGCGTTCGACGCGGTGATGGAGGCCTGCGCCGCGCCGGCCGCGGGCCGCCCGAAAACATGGATCAACGACCGCATCCGCCGGCTCTATGGCGAGCTGCACCGCATCGGCCGGTGCCACAGCGTCGAGGTCTGGCGCGACGGCGCGCTGGTGGGCGGGCTCTACGGCGTGCGGCTCGGCGGCGCCTTCTTCGGCGAGAGCATGTTCCACCGCGAGCGGGACGCCTCGAAGGTGGCGCTGGTGCATCTCGTCGCGCGGTTGAGGCGCGGCGGGTTCGAGCTGCTCGACACGCAGTTCGTGACCGAGCATCTGCGGCAGTTCGGGGCCGTCGAGGTTCCGCGGCGCGACTACCACCGGCTGCTCGAAAGCGCGCTGCTCGCCAAGCCGGATTTCTTCGCCTGGCCAAAGGGAAAGGCCGTGTCCGGCGCCGAGGCGCTGGCGGCTCTGCACGAGGCGCCGGTAACGGTTCGGTAA
- a CDS encoding M48 family metalloprotease, with protein MSAAARNLFARVIRRGTAGLAAVAIALSGLPSPTAAQAPKGLPLIRDAEIEGLLRDYMRPIFQAAGVNEGVVEITLINSREFNAFVADGRRIFVNVGALMDSQTPNEIIGVLAHETGHITGGHLARLRQRLEDAQTMSIVAMLLGIGAAAGAMATRSDGSAAAGAILAPQEAIRRSLLSYQRGEELAADRAAISFLAKSGQSAKGMLTTFKRFDNQIAFSRKFIDPYAQSHPMPADRISSLEELARKSPYFDKLDPPALQARHDLMRAKLFGFVDTPQGVGRRYPPSDTTLPARYARAIASYRSSALDGAIAQIDGLIASQPNNAYFHELKGQAYLENGKPAQAVPELRKAVALAPNAQLIRTMLGEALTASGGKAAGGDAVAELTRATARDSKNADAFRKLAIAYAQKNKIPEADLASAQAAFADGDYGTARQIANRAKKGLKQGTPNWLKADDIASYTPPKN; from the coding sequence CGCAGGCCTCGCGGCCGTCGCGATCGCCCTGTCGGGCCTGCCCTCCCCGACCGCCGCCCAGGCGCCGAAGGGCCTGCCGCTCATCCGCGACGCGGAAATCGAGGGGCTGCTGCGCGACTACATGCGCCCGATCTTCCAGGCGGCGGGCGTCAACGAGGGCGTGGTCGAGATCACGCTGATCAACTCGCGCGAGTTCAACGCCTTCGTCGCCGACGGACGGCGCATCTTCGTCAATGTCGGCGCGCTGATGGACTCGCAGACGCCGAACGAGATCATCGGCGTGCTCGCGCACGAAACCGGCCACATCACCGGCGGCCACCTCGCCCGCCTGCGGCAGCGGCTGGAGGACGCGCAGACCATGTCGATCGTCGCCATGCTGCTCGGCATCGGGGCCGCCGCCGGCGCGATGGCGACGCGGTCGGACGGCTCGGCCGCCGCCGGCGCGATCCTCGCCCCGCAGGAGGCGATCCGGCGGTCGCTGCTGTCCTATCAGCGCGGCGAGGAACTGGCGGCCGACCGGGCCGCGATCAGCTTTCTGGCGAAGTCCGGCCAGTCGGCCAAGGGAATGCTCACCACCTTCAAGCGGTTCGACAACCAGATCGCCTTCTCGAGGAAGTTCATCGACCCCTACGCGCAGAGCCATCCGATGCCGGCGGACCGCATTTCGAGCCTCGAGGAGCTGGCGCGCAAGAGTCCCTATTTCGACAAGCTGGATCCCCCGGCGCTGCAGGCGCGCCATGATCTGATGCGCGCAAAGCTGTTCGGCTTCGTCGACACGCCGCAGGGGGTCGGCCGGCGCTATCCGCCGAGCGACACGACCCTGCCGGCCCGATACGCCCGCGCGATCGCGTCCTACCGCTCGTCGGCGCTCGACGGCGCGATCGCCCAGATCGACGGGCTCATCGCAAGCCAGCCCAACAACGCCTATTTCCACGAGCTGAAGGGCCAGGCCTATCTCGAGAACGGCAAGCCGGCGCAGGCCGTGCCGGAATTGCGCAAGGCGGTCGCGCTGGCGCCGAACGCGCAGCTCATCCGCACGATGCTGGGCGAGGCGCTCACCGCCTCCGGCGGCAAGGCCGCGGGCGGCGACGCGGTGGCGGAGCTGACGCGCGCGACGGCGCGGGATTCGAAGAACGCGGACGCCTTCCGCAAGCTCGCGATCGCTTACGCCCAGAAGAACAAGATTCCCGAGGCCGACCTCGCCTCCGCACAGGCCGCCTTCGCGGACGGCGACTACGGCACGGCGCGGCAGATTGCGAACCGCGCCAAGAAGGGGTTGAAACAGGGCACGCCGAACTGGCTGAAGGCCGACGACATCGCAAGCTACACGCCGCCGAAGAATTGA